The genomic interval ACAATATTTTGGATCATTAAGGATAACATCAAATAATACCGAGCTGTCGATGGCTGTAATCATTTGCCATCATCCAAATCATGCTCCCACGCCGGTCCGCGTAGCTGAGTAAGCAAAGCATCACTGTCATTTTGCCCTCCAAGCCCCACCAATGTCGCCATCTGGTCTTGGCTATCAATTCTTCTTACGATCAGTAAACCTGCATGCTCCTCAAAGCGTAATTCAGTGCCTCGATGGATACCTAAACTTTTACGCAAAGCTTTTGGGATAGTAACTTGCCCTTTTTCACCAACGATAGCTATTTGTTTCATAATTTTAATAGTATGAAATTCCTACTTAAAAATCAATACCAAGTTCACTGAAAATTATTAACATTGAAACCTGAATCTGGCCCTG from Deltaproteobacteria bacterium carries:
- a CDS encoding AbrB/MazE/SpoVT family DNA-binding domain-containing protein; translation: MKQIAIVGEKGQVTIPKALRKSLGIHRGTELRFEEHAGLLIVRRIDSQDQMATLVGLGGQNDSDALLTQLRGPAWEHDLDDGK